Within the Thermoplasmata archaeon genome, the region GTGACCCAGGGACCCTTGAAGCCCTCGTCCTCGAGGGCCTTCTCGTCCATCACGCTCTCCTCGAACGCCCGATAGAGCGTGCCGAACGAATCGAGGAGGTCGTACCCGAACTCCTCCCAGCACTCGGCGGGCGTCTTGCCGAGCCGCGTCGCGACGATCCCGAGGAGGTTCTCCGCCTTCTGCTCGTTCTTCCACTCCTGGATCTTCTCGCGCCGCTGGTGCTCGTTGACCGCCTTCAGCGATAGGTCGATGTGCCCCTTGTCCTCGTCGACCTTGAGGACCTTGCAGACGACCTTCTGCCCTTCGCGAACGTAATCGCGGATGTACTTGATCCACCCCGAGCTGACCTCGGCGATGTGGATGAAGCCCTCCTTGCTCTCGTACTCGTCGAGCGTGACGAACGCCCCGAAGTTCTTGACGTTGGACACGGTGCACACGACGAGCTCGCCCTCGTCGGGCCAGTCGTAGCCGCGCCCCGCGGCCTTCGCCGCCTTCGCCTCCGCCATTACTCGTGTACCCCCAGGATCTCGCCTCGGATCGCGGCCTTCCCGCCCGTCGGCTTCGCGACCGTGGCGCCGCATACCTGGCACAGGACGACGCTCGCCGCCCGGTCGAACACGACCTGCTCGTTGCCGCAATCCTCGCACTTGACCCGGAGGAACCGGCTCGTGGGCTTCGGGATCACTTGTGCACCTCCACGAGCTCGAACTTCTTCGCGCGGATGCCGGGCCGCTGGTGGGCCTTCTTGCACTCCCGGCATCGGAAGCGCAGATGGATCCGTTTCGTCGGCTTCTCGCGGCCCTCGGGCTTCGGACGCGGGAAGCCCCCGTACCCCGCCGTCACCCGCCGGAACCGGCGCTGGCCCGCGCGGAGTTCCGAGCGCGGGCGGTTCTTCACCCGCTCGACCTCCAGCTCGACGTGCTTGTTGCAGAACGGACAGTAACCGCGGATACGCTGGGGCATCTTCATGGAGGGGCGACCGAGCGTCGATACAGAGGGGAAGTGGTATTTGAGTCTTGCTGGGTCGGCCCAGGAGAAGCGTCCGCCGTCGGACCGTCCGCGGTAATCGTCGTCATCGCGTCCTCGGCGTGGCGGATTTTCGGCCGCCCGCGGCAAGGGTTCGATGGTTGAATCGCAACAAATATATATTGCTAGATTAATAAATGGCGGCGAGATACAATGAGCCGGGAGGTCCGCCTCAGCCGCCGGGATGAGACCCTCGTGGACCTGCTCATCGAGACGGGCCTCTCGCGGAACATCGCGAAGACGCTCGTGTTCCTTTCGAAGCGCGACGAGACGACGTCGGTCGAGATCGAGAAGGCCACCGGGCTGCGGCAGCCGGAGGTCAGCATCGCGAT harbors:
- a CDS encoding translation initiation factor IF-2 subunit alpha; the protein is MAEAKAAKAAGRGYDWPDEGELVVCTVSNVKNFGAFVTLDEYESKEGFIHIAEVSSGWIKYIRDYVREGQKVVCKVLKVDEDKGHIDLSLKAVNEHQRREKIQEWKNEQKAENLLGIVATRLGKTPAECWEEFGYDLLDSFGTLYRAFEESVMDEKALEDEGFKGPWVTTFVEVARENIIPPHVMIDGYVEATDFCPDGAVHLREALTKAAMEHDGVSVAVQYIGAPRYRLVVRAPDYKTAEEEIQKAAARVIKAVTAKGGEAKFHRKD
- a CDS encoding 50S ribosomal protein L44e, with amino-acid sequence MKMPQRIRGYCPFCNKHVELEVERVKNRPRSELRAGQRRFRRVTAGYGGFPRPKPEGREKPTKRIHLRFRCRECKKAHQRPGIRAKKFELVEVHK
- a CDS encoding 30S ribosomal protein S27e, translated to MIPKPTSRFLRVKCEDCGNEQVVFDRAASVVLCQVCGATVAKPTGGKAAIRGEILGVHE